A part of Kitasatospora acidiphila genomic DNA contains:
- a CDS encoding MauE/DoxX family redox-associated membrane protein, with the protein MVEAVAVGSMRRVVDGPAAEWLSTVVRLALAVVWAWAGLAKISDPAVAAQAVRAYRILPEGLVKPVGYGLPFLELALALLLLVGLGVRIVAVISVVLLLTFIAGISSAWARGISIDCGCFGGGGAVAKSQTQYGQEILRDCGFLLLALWLVYRPRSKASVDAWLAL; encoded by the coding sequence ATGGTCGAGGCGGTGGCGGTGGGCAGCATGCGTCGGGTGGTTGACGGACCGGCGGCGGAGTGGCTCAGCACCGTCGTGCGGCTGGCCCTGGCAGTGGTCTGGGCCTGGGCGGGCCTGGCCAAGATCTCCGATCCGGCCGTGGCCGCGCAGGCGGTCCGGGCCTATCGGATCCTGCCCGAGGGGCTGGTCAAACCGGTCGGCTACGGGCTGCCGTTCCTGGAACTGGCGCTGGCGCTGCTGCTGCTGGTCGGCCTCGGGGTGCGGATCGTCGCGGTGATCTCGGTGGTGCTGCTGCTCACCTTCATCGCCGGGATCAGTTCGGCCTGGGCGCGCGGCATCTCGATCGACTGCGGCTGCTTCGGCGGCGGCGGCGCGGTGGCCAAGTCGCAGACCCAGTACGGCCAGGAGATCCTGCGCGACTGCGGATTCCTGCTGCTGGCGCTCTGGCTGGTCTACCGGCCGCGCTCCAAGGCCTCGGTCGACGCCTGGCTCGCGCTCTGA
- a CDS encoding DsbA family protein, with protein sequence MSEKNRDGKRSARERMQDERAAQQAKAARRKKLLVIGTVLVVIGAGVGIGIAVQNNRSAPSTPTAAPAGAIGDKKLIIPDGPANAPSTLTVYEDPRCPACGGFEHQFSATIDQLQDQGKLYGNYHIVSFIDRHDSGHGSKNGANALACAQDAGYFRAYHDVLYKNQPDETVDTWKDKSQLIALAKQVPGLDTPAFENCVNSQHFKSWVSAVEQDFDKTGYTSTPTVLLNGKSIYPKNGNDEISPDNLVKWVDEANQGKPLGTTGSASASPAPTSTAAGAVPPN encoded by the coding sequence TTGAGTGAGAAGAACCGCGACGGCAAGCGCTCTGCCCGCGAGCGGATGCAGGACGAGCGCGCGGCCCAGCAGGCCAAGGCCGCCCGGCGCAAGAAGCTGCTGGTCATCGGCACCGTGCTGGTGGTGATCGGCGCCGGGGTCGGCATCGGCATCGCGGTTCAGAACAACCGCTCGGCGCCGTCCACCCCGACCGCGGCGCCGGCCGGGGCGATCGGCGACAAGAAGCTGATCATCCCGGACGGCCCGGCCAACGCCCCGTCCACCCTCACCGTCTACGAGGACCCGCGCTGCCCCGCCTGCGGCGGCTTCGAGCACCAGTTCTCGGCCACCATCGACCAGTTGCAGGACCAGGGCAAGCTCTACGGCAACTACCACATCGTCTCGTTCATCGACCGGCACGACAGCGGCCACGGCTCCAAGAACGGTGCCAACGCGCTGGCCTGCGCCCAGGACGCCGGGTACTTCCGGGCGTACCACGACGTGCTCTACAAGAACCAGCCCGACGAGACCGTGGACACCTGGAAGGACAAGTCCCAGCTGATCGCCCTGGCCAAGCAGGTCCCCGGTCTGGACACGCCGGCCTTCGAGAACTGCGTCAACAGCCAGCACTTCAAGAGCTGGGTCTCGGCCGTGGAGCAGGACTTCGACAAGACCGGCTACACCTCCACCCCGACCGTCCTGCTGAACGGCAAGTCGATCTATCCGAAGAACGGCAACGACGAGATCTCCCCGGACAACCTCGTGAAGTGGGTCGACGAGGCCAACCAGGGCAAGCCGCTGGGCACCACCGGCAGCGCCTCGGCCAGCCCGGCGCCGACCAGCACCGCGGCGGGGGCCGTGCCGCCGAACTGA